Proteins from a single region of Chitinivorax sp. B:
- a CDS encoding ABC transporter substrate-binding protein, with the protein MKKLISLCVLGLALLAGSVRANDAETLVRNTSNDVLEMMKKEKNDKKLREQIEQRVLPYFDFSRMTGLAVGLPWRSASDQQKSQLTDEFKTLLIRTYSSTLTSYKVQAIEVKPVRADANANDVTVLTDVSVSGQQPVAINYKLRKVEQNWRVYDVVVGGVSLVTNYRGSFGDTIKQSGIDGLVKSLKDKNTANAGK; encoded by the coding sequence ATGAAAAAGTTAATCAGTTTATGCGTACTTGGCTTGGCTTTGCTAGCTGGTAGTGTACGTGCGAACGATGCAGAAACCTTGGTTCGCAATACCTCCAATGATGTATTGGAGATGATGAAAAAGGAAAAGAACGACAAGAAACTGCGCGAACAGATTGAACAACGCGTTCTACCCTATTTCGATTTTTCGCGCATGACCGGCCTGGCAGTGGGTTTGCCCTGGCGCAGTGCCAGTGATCAGCAAAAATCTCAGTTGACTGATGAATTCAAGACCTTGCTGATTCGTACTTATTCATCCACGCTGACTTCTTATAAAGTACAAGCCATCGAAGTCAAACCCGTTAGAGCCGATGCCAATGCTAATGATGTCACCGTCCTGACTGATGTATCAGTATCGGGGCAACAACCTGTCGCCATCAATTACAAGTTGCGCAAGGTCGAACAGAATTGGCGCGTCTATGATGTCGTGGTCGGTGGGGTCAGTCTGGTCACCAATTATCGTGGCAGCTTTGGCGACACCATCAAGCAAAGCGGTATCGACGGCTTGGTCAAGTCGCTGAAAGACAAGAACACTGCCAACGCCGGCAAGTGA
- the mlaD gene encoding outer membrane lipid asymmetry maintenance protein MlaD: MNRTTIDLWVGIFVTLGIAAVIFLALKVGNLSTSFNSEQTYTITANFDNIGGLKARAPVRSAGVVVGRVTSVQFDTKQYVAVVTMNIDERYPFSKDTSAAILTSGLLGEQYIGLKTGGDEDNLKNGDRLTITQSAVVLEDLIGRFLFSSAEKSASQPAASNPPAATATE; this comes from the coding sequence ATGAACCGTACTACCATCGACCTATGGGTCGGCATATTCGTCACACTAGGCATTGCCGCAGTGATCTTTCTCGCACTCAAGGTAGGGAATCTGAGCACCTCTTTCAACAGTGAACAGACCTATACCATTACCGCTAATTTCGACAACATCGGCGGACTGAAGGCACGCGCCCCAGTACGGAGTGCCGGTGTAGTAGTGGGCCGCGTGACCAGTGTACAGTTCGACACCAAACAATATGTTGCAGTCGTCACCATGAATATCGACGAACGTTATCCTTTCTCCAAAGACACATCAGCAGCCATCTTGACCTCCGGTCTGCTTGGGGAACAATACATTGGCCTGAAAACAGGTGGCGATGAGGACAATCTGAAAAATGGCGACCGCCTCACCATTACGCAATCCGCTGTTGTATTGGAAGACCTGATTGGACGATTCCTGTTCAGCTCGGCAGAAAAGTCTGCCAGTCAACCCGCAGCCAGCAATCCCCCTGCTGCAACGGCGACCGAATAA
- the mlaE gene encoding lipid asymmetry maintenance ABC transporter permease subunit MlaE: protein MLDQIAAGFRLVGRKVINGIWRLGFITRFLFAILMYSGTSFRRFGLTIREIYFAGVLSLIIILISGLFVGMVLGLQGYDTLQRYGSSDALGVLVALSLTRELGPVIAALLFASRAGSAMTAEIGLMKTTEQLAAMEMMAVNPIARVVAPRFWAGVLSMPLLAAMFSAMGVLGGYLVGVRLIGVDDGAFWSQMQSAVDFRFDIVNGIIKSVVFGIAITLISVFEGYDAPPTAEGVSGATTRTVVTSSLVILALDFVLTAFMFKGI from the coding sequence GTGCTTGATCAGATTGCAGCTGGTTTTCGATTGGTAGGTCGTAAAGTCATCAATGGAATATGGCGACTAGGTTTTATCACCCGCTTCCTGTTTGCCATTCTGATGTACTCAGGTACCAGTTTCCGCCGTTTTGGCCTGACCATTCGGGAAATCTACTTCGCTGGTGTCCTGAGTCTGATCATCATTCTGATCTCGGGATTGTTCGTTGGCATGGTACTGGGTCTGCAGGGTTACGACACACTGCAACGCTATGGCTCATCAGATGCGCTCGGTGTCCTGGTTGCCCTGTCGTTGACGCGCGAACTGGGCCCGGTAATTGCGGCGCTGCTGTTTGCAAGCCGTGCGGGCAGTGCAATGACTGCAGAGATCGGCCTAATGAAAACCACCGAGCAGCTTGCGGCCATGGAAATGATGGCCGTCAACCCGATTGCACGAGTGGTCGCACCACGCTTCTGGGCCGGTGTGCTATCCATGCCATTGCTTGCCGCCATGTTCTCGGCGATGGGCGTACTGGGTGGTTATCTGGTCGGTGTCCGCTTGATTGGTGTTGACGATGGTGCGTTCTGGTCTCAGATGCAATCAGCAGTCGATTTCCGCTTCGACATTGTCAACGGCATCATCAAAAGTGTGGTGTTCGGCATTGCCATCACCCTGATTTCAGTGTTTGAAGGTTACGATGCACCGCCAACCGCGGAGGGCGTCTCTGGCGCCACCACCCGTACCGTGGTGACGTCTTCGCTGGTGATCCTGGCGCTGGATTTCGTGCTCACCGCGTTCATGTTCAAAGGGATTTAA
- a CDS encoding VacJ family lipoprotein, with product MRYPFMLLFSVLVLVLTGCASAPDKRDPLEPFNRKVYSFNEHADRMVVKPVAETYTTVIPSPVRTGIHNFLGNLKEVTYFINNMLQGKVEGALISMGRFTFNSTLGLGGLIDIMTPGGFPVQPEDFGQTLGKWGVGTGPYVMLPLLGPSTVRDASGLLVDTATHINAPAREPAARYGIVGLNIVDKRVELLGASNLLDSAALDPYVFLRDAYLQKRLAEIYDGNPPVTIDPEDPFADENKTEDKPTTSEPTTSVTPMPVGS from the coding sequence ATGCGTTATCCCTTTATGTTGTTGTTCAGCGTCCTTGTTCTGGTATTGACGGGCTGTGCCAGTGCTCCTGACAAACGCGATCCACTGGAGCCGTTCAACCGCAAGGTGTACTCGTTTAATGAGCATGCCGATCGCATGGTTGTCAAACCCGTTGCAGAAACCTACACCACGGTCATTCCCAGTCCGGTTAGAACAGGCATACACAACTTCCTTGGCAACCTGAAGGAAGTTACCTACTTTATCAACAACATGCTGCAAGGTAAGGTAGAAGGTGCGTTGATCAGCATGGGCCGCTTTACCTTCAACTCAACACTGGGGCTGGGTGGCCTGATCGATATCATGACCCCGGGTGGCTTCCCCGTACAACCTGAAGACTTCGGCCAAACGCTGGGTAAATGGGGTGTTGGAACCGGTCCCTATGTAATGCTGCCCTTACTTGGGCCATCCACAGTACGTGATGCCAGTGGCTTGTTAGTCGATACCGCCACCCATATCAATGCCCCTGCCCGTGAACCAGCTGCACGTTATGGCATTGTTGGCTTGAACATTGTCGATAAGCGTGTAGAACTACTGGGCGCAAGCAATTTATTGGATTCCGCGGCACTGGATCCATATGTGTTCCTGCGTGATGCCTATCTGCAAAAACGGTTGGCTGAAATCTATGACGGGAACCCGCCAGTAACGATCGACCCTGAAGATCCGTTTGCAGATGAAAACAAAACGGAAGACAAGCCAACAACAAGCGAGCCAACAACCTCAGTCACACCGATGCCGGTAGGTAGCTGA
- a CDS encoding sigma-54 dependent transcriptional regulator has translation MAKAGTVVLPHRAVLLVDDDPLIAESLQFVLRRRFDVTVANTVESAMAAVRAMPVPPALALVDLGLPPDPHSPTEGYRLITELLAFAPEMKIVVLSGQNDEAHARHARVLGAIEFVAKPCAPDLIEAALQRGCNLLQWEQATEQTSVEGGLIGDSSPIRKLRMQIRQYASAPFPVLVVGESGTGKELVARSLHDQGTHADRPYLVFNCAAIAPSLVEAALFGHSKGAFTGAIGGKAGFFEGAGEGTLFLDEIGELPMELQAKLLRVLETGDFQRVGETQPRFNRARVLAATNRDLREESRHGRFRVDLYHRLSVFTIEMPTLRTLGPDKLLLMAHFRERYAEQAGMPPFELSDECKQAWLDYSFPGNVRELRNIVIRLIARYPGRTLNQAELLPEFELTSPPPDPQPVSGSHAQVLSSQLQQAMKELQRHPDFHLDKMLKEWERCYIDAAMKLAGGNVSQAAKLLGINRTTLYGRLSNEDKRVSGGAG, from the coding sequence TTGGCTAAGGCAGGCACAGTAGTATTACCACATCGGGCTGTACTGTTGGTGGATGATGATCCATTGATTGCGGAGTCACTACAATTTGTATTACGGCGACGATTTGATGTTACCGTGGCCAACACCGTGGAATCGGCTATGGCCGCTGTCCGCGCTATGCCAGTTCCACCCGCATTGGCACTGGTGGACTTGGGATTGCCGCCTGATCCACATTCACCGACGGAAGGCTATCGTCTGATAACAGAATTGCTTGCCTTTGCGCCGGAGATGAAAATTGTTGTCCTCTCAGGCCAAAATGATGAAGCCCATGCCCGTCATGCGCGTGTTCTGGGGGCGATTGAATTTGTTGCCAAACCGTGCGCGCCGGATCTGATCGAAGCGGCTTTACAACGCGGTTGCAATCTACTGCAGTGGGAGCAGGCGACAGAACAGACATCGGTTGAGGGAGGGCTGATTGGCGATAGCTCGCCCATTCGCAAGTTGCGGATGCAAATCAGACAATATGCGTCGGCGCCGTTCCCGGTGCTGGTTGTCGGCGAATCAGGCACGGGCAAGGAGCTGGTGGCGCGTAGTCTGCATGATCAGGGGACACATGCAGATCGGCCTTATCTGGTATTCAACTGTGCTGCCATTGCCCCCAGCTTGGTTGAGGCAGCCTTGTTTGGTCATAGTAAAGGGGCTTTTACGGGGGCTATCGGTGGCAAGGCCGGTTTTTTTGAGGGGGCGGGCGAGGGTACGTTGTTTCTGGACGAAATCGGCGAATTGCCGATGGAGCTGCAAGCCAAATTGTTGCGTGTGTTGGAGACTGGAGATTTTCAACGGGTAGGCGAGACGCAGCCTCGATTCAACCGAGCACGCGTTCTGGCGGCGACCAATCGCGACTTACGCGAGGAATCGCGTCATGGGCGGTTTCGGGTGGATCTTTACCACCGCTTGAGCGTGTTTACCATTGAAATGCCAACCTTGCGAACACTGGGGCCAGACAAACTATTGTTGATGGCCCATTTCCGAGAGCGATATGCCGAGCAGGCTGGGATGCCACCTTTTGAATTATCGGACGAATGCAAGCAGGCGTGGCTGGATTATTCCTTCCCAGGTAATGTGCGGGAATTGCGTAACATCGTTATTCGATTGATTGCCCGCTATCCCGGCAGAACGTTAAATCAAGCAGAACTGTTGCCGGAATTCGAACTGACATCGCCGCCACCTGATCCTCAACCTGTTTCCGGTTCACATGCGCAGGTGCTGTCCAGTCAGCTACAGCAAGCCATGAAGGAATTACAGCGCCATCCGGATTTTCATTTGGACAAAATGCTGAAGGAGTGGGAACGCTGCTATATCGATGCAGCCATGAAGCTGGCCGGTGGCAATGTCAGCCAGGCAGCAAAGTTGCTGGGGATCAACCGAACCACGTTGTACGGTAGGCTGAGTAATGAGGATAAGCGTGTATCGGGTGGCGCGGGATAA
- the hutH gene encoding histidine ammonia-lyase, with amino-acid sequence MTAFLLKPGQLTLSELRQIWRAPATFTLDPAAFPAIEESAATVSRVLSEGRVVYGINTGFGLLANTRIATEELELLQRSIVLSHAAGVGGRMRDETVRLMLVLKINSLARGFSGIRREVIEALIKLVNAQVYPVVPQKGSVGASGDLAPLAHMACVLIGEGEVTFHGERLSGAAGMKLAGLEPITLAPKEGLALLNGTQASTAFALEGLFAAEDLFAAGVVTGALSVEAAQGSRRPFDDRIHQVRGHAGQIDVAGAYRHLLDHSEIEHSHENCGKVQDPYSLRCQPQVMGACLTQIRNSAEILLTEANAVSDNPLVFAEDNDIISGGNFHAEPVAFAADNLALAIAEIGSLSERRMALLIDSKLSGLPPFLVDNGGVNSGFMIAQVTSAALASENKTLAHPASVDSLPTSANQEDHVSMATFAARRLHDMADNTAGILAVELLAACQGIDFRAPLKTSVELEQAKALLRARVSFYDKDRYFAPDIERAKLLIQQGGYDRFLPNGLLPSL; translated from the coding sequence ATGACTGCATTTCTGTTGAAACCAGGTCAGCTGACCTTGAGCGAACTGCGCCAAATCTGGCGTGCCCCAGCCACATTCACGCTGGACCCGGCAGCCTTCCCTGCCATCGAAGAATCTGCAGCGACTGTATCGCGTGTTCTGTCTGAGGGGCGGGTAGTCTACGGCATCAATACGGGCTTTGGTCTGCTGGCCAATACCCGTATTGCCACTGAAGAACTGGAGCTGTTGCAGCGCTCCATCGTGCTGTCTCACGCTGCTGGTGTGGGTGGGCGTATGCGTGATGAGACTGTACGTTTGATGCTGGTGCTGAAGATCAATTCGCTGGCACGCGGCTTTTCGGGCATTCGTCGTGAAGTAATCGAGGCGTTGATCAAATTGGTCAATGCACAGGTATATCCTGTTGTGCCGCAAAAAGGGTCGGTGGGCGCATCGGGCGATCTGGCACCACTGGCGCATATGGCGTGTGTGTTGATTGGTGAAGGCGAAGTCACTTTCCATGGGGAGCGCTTGTCCGGTGCGGCAGGCATGAAGCTGGCCGGGTTGGAGCCAATTACCCTGGCGCCGAAGGAAGGCCTGGCTTTGTTGAACGGTACCCAAGCCAGTACTGCCTTTGCATTGGAAGGTTTGTTCGCTGCTGAAGATCTGTTTGCTGCAGGCGTGGTGACAGGGGCATTGTCAGTGGAGGCTGCTCAAGGTTCGCGTCGCCCATTTGATGATCGTATCCACCAAGTGCGCGGCCATGCCGGCCAAATTGATGTAGCGGGGGCGTATCGTCATCTGCTGGATCATTCTGAAATTGAACATTCCCATGAAAATTGTGGCAAGGTACAAGATCCTTATAGCTTGCGTTGTCAACCGCAGGTAATGGGCGCTTGCCTGACGCAGATCCGTAACTCGGCCGAGATTTTGTTGACCGAAGCCAATGCAGTATCAGATAACCCACTGGTATTTGCAGAAGATAACGACATCATTTCCGGTGGCAATTTCCACGCGGAGCCGGTCGCGTTTGCCGCAGATAATCTGGCATTGGCGATTGCGGAAATCGGCTCGCTGTCTGAGCGCCGCATGGCACTGTTGATTGACTCCAAGCTATCTGGTTTGCCACCGTTCCTGGTGGACAACGGCGGGGTGAACTCCGGGTTTATGATCGCTCAAGTGACCTCTGCTGCATTGGCATCCGAAAACAAGACACTTGCACATCCTGCTTCAGTCGATAGTCTGCCGACTTCTGCCAATCAGGAAGATCATGTGTCGATGGCTACTTTTGCAGCACGCCGCCTGCATGATATGGCGGATAACACCGCAGGTATTCTGGCGGTGGAGCTGTTGGCTGCATGCCAAGGTATCGATTTCCGTGCACCCTTGAAAACCTCCGTTGAATTGGAGCAGGCAAAGGCACTGTTGCGCGCACGCGTATCGTTCTATGACAAGGATCGTTATTTTGCGCCAGATATTGAACGTGCCAAGTTGTTGATTCAGCAAGGTGGCTATGACCGCTTCTTGCCAAATGGCCTGCTGCCGTCATTGTAA
- a CDS encoding ABC transporter ATP-binding protein: protein MSAENLVELDHVTFAYDKRRVILRDISLRIPKGKVVAIMGGSGCGKTTILRLIGGQIKPSKGNVKVADQVVHELPEDGLYQLRRKMGMLFQFGALFTDMSVFDNVAFQMREHTDLPEELIRDLVLMKLHAVGLRGAHKLKPSELSGGMARRVALARAIALDPMLMMYDEPFAGLDPISLGVVGQLIRKLNDALGATSILVTHDVQESLQIVDYVYFVSEGTIVAEGTAQEIRASKMDFVKQFVNGEPDGPVPFHYPAPDYSADLLEGVKRA, encoded by the coding sequence GTGTCCGCCGAAAATCTGGTCGAACTCGACCATGTCACATTTGCCTACGACAAGCGCCGTGTCATCTTGCGTGACATCAGCCTGCGCATTCCGAAAGGCAAGGTTGTAGCCATCATGGGCGGATCGGGATGCGGCAAGACCACCATCCTTCGCCTGATTGGTGGCCAGATCAAACCCAGCAAAGGCAACGTCAAGGTTGCCGATCAGGTGGTGCATGAGCTACCTGAAGACGGTCTTTACCAGTTGCGCCGCAAAATGGGCATGTTGTTCCAGTTTGGCGCACTGTTCACCGATATGTCCGTTTTTGACAATGTCGCCTTTCAGATGCGCGAGCATACCGATTTGCCAGAAGAACTGATCCGCGATCTGGTATTAATGAAACTGCATGCAGTTGGATTACGTGGTGCACACAAGCTCAAGCCATCTGAATTGTCCGGCGGGATGGCTCGCCGTGTTGCGTTGGCCCGAGCCATTGCGCTTGACCCTATGCTGATGATGTATGACGAACCATTTGCCGGCCTTGACCCCATTTCACTTGGGGTGGTTGGTCAGTTGATTCGCAAATTGAATGATGCGCTGGGTGCCACGTCTATTCTGGTGACGCATGATGTGCAGGAATCATTGCAGATTGTCGATTACGTTTACTTCGTATCAGAAGGTACGATTGTTGCCGAAGGCACCGCACAGGAAATCCGTGCCTCCAAAATGGATTTCGTCAAACAGTTCGTCAACGGCGAACCGGATGGCCCGGTTCCGTTCCACTACCCCGCGCCTGATTACAGTGCCGATCTACTAGAGGGGGTGAAACGTGCTTGA
- the hutG gene encoding formimidoylglutamase — MWSKPDPARWQGRLDSEEVGDVRRWHQQVRCERTANGVGIALLGFACDAGVKRNHGRPGAHKGPQVIRQALANLAWHGADKTVLDAGDVVCEGNDLEAAQAELAVMVDSLLAEGHFPIVLGGGHEIAFGTFSGLARYLGNYHQVPHIGIINLDAHFDLRLAREANSGTPFRQIAESCEAHGWPFHYACFGVAEPSNTEALFARAHELGVSYRLDEDMGVAQLLPTLQQLQQFIAKVDHIYLTIDIDVLPAYQAPGVSAPAARGVALEVVEAIVDMVKASGKLRVADLAELNPEFDIDHRTAKTAARLVYRLSK, encoded by the coding sequence ATGTGGAGCAAACCAGATCCTGCCCGTTGGCAGGGCAGGTTGGATAGTGAGGAAGTGGGGGATGTCCGCCGCTGGCATCAGCAAGTTCGCTGTGAGCGAACGGCCAATGGGGTTGGAATCGCTTTACTGGGTTTTGCTTGCGATGCAGGGGTGAAGCGTAATCATGGCAGGCCAGGTGCCCATAAGGGGCCCCAAGTGATCCGCCAGGCCTTGGCGAATCTGGCATGGCATGGCGCCGATAAAACGGTACTGGATGCGGGCGATGTTGTTTGTGAAGGCAACGACCTGGAAGCTGCCCAAGCCGAGCTGGCGGTCATGGTGGACAGCCTGTTGGCCGAAGGACATTTCCCGATCGTGCTGGGCGGTGGTCATGAAATCGCCTTCGGTACATTCAGTGGTCTGGCCCGCTATCTGGGTAATTACCACCAAGTGCCGCACATTGGCATCATCAATCTAGATGCGCATTTTGACCTGCGTTTGGCGCGTGAAGCCAATTCCGGTACACCGTTCCGGCAGATTGCTGAATCCTGTGAAGCACATGGATGGCCATTTCATTACGCTTGCTTTGGTGTGGCAGAACCATCGAATACCGAAGCCCTGTTTGCCCGGGCCCATGAATTGGGCGTGAGCTACCGCCTGGATGAAGACATGGGCGTGGCCCAATTGCTGCCTACCTTACAACAGCTACAGCAATTCATCGCCAAGGTTGACCATATTTATCTGACCATTGATATCGACGTATTACCTGCATATCAGGCTCCCGGTGTATCGGCGCCTGCAGCGCGTGGTGTGGCACTTGAAGTGGTTGAAGCCATCGTGGATATGGTCAAGGCATCTGGCAAGTTGCGCGTGGCCGATCTGGCCGAACTGAATCCTGAATTTGATATCGATCATCGCACCGCCAAGACGGCTGCGCGGCTGGTCTATCGTTTGAGCAAATAA
- the hutU gene encoding urocanate hydratase, whose amino-acid sequence MNRHDPSRVIRAPRGSERTCKSWLTEAAYRMIQNNLDPDVAERPEDLVVYGGIGRAARSWECYDKILEVLKRLEDDQTLLIQSGKPVGVFQTHADAPRVLLANSNLVPHWASWDHFNELDKKGLMMYGQMTAGSWIYIGTQGIVQGTYETFAAVAKQHFNDNAKGKWILTGGLGGMGGAQPLAGVMAGFNVLTVECDETRIDFRLRTRYVDFKAKTLDEALAIINEANASGKAISVGLLGNAADVFAELVARGITPDVVTDQTSAHDPLNGYLPQGWTVEQWKARRQSEPQAVIKAAKASMAVQVRAMLDLQKRGAATLDYGNNIRQMALEEGVQNAFDFPGFVPAYIRPLFCEGVGPFRWVALSGDPEDIYKTDQKVKELIPHDKHLHNWLDMARERIAFQGLPARICWVGLKDRARLGQAFNEMVAKGELKAPIVIGRDHLDSGSVASPNRETEAMKDGSDAVSDWPLLNALLNTAGGATWVSLHHGGGVGMGFSQHSGVVIVCDGSDAAAKRVGRVLRNDPGTGVMRHADAGYDIAQTCARENGLDLPML is encoded by the coding sequence ATGAACCGACATGATCCGTCCCGCGTCATTCGTGCACCACGTGGCAGCGAACGCACCTGCAAAAGCTGGCTGACCGAAGCGGCTTACCGCATGATCCAGAACAACCTTGACCCGGATGTGGCGGAACGCCCGGAAGATCTGGTGGTGTACGGTGGGATTGGCCGTGCTGCCCGCTCATGGGAATGCTATGACAAGATTCTGGAAGTTTTGAAGCGCCTGGAAGATGACCAGACGCTGTTGATCCAGTCCGGCAAGCCGGTTGGCGTATTCCAGACCCATGCCGATGCACCACGTGTGCTGTTGGCCAATTCCAACTTGGTGCCACACTGGGCGAGTTGGGATCACTTCAACGAGCTGGATAAAAAAGGCTTGATGATGTACGGCCAGATGACGGCCGGTTCGTGGATTTATATCGGCACACAGGGCATTGTGCAGGGTACATATGAAACCTTTGCTGCCGTGGCCAAGCAACATTTCAATGACAATGCCAAAGGTAAATGGATTCTGACCGGTGGCCTGGGCGGCATGGGTGGGGCACAACCGCTGGCAGGTGTCATGGCTGGTTTCAACGTGCTGACGGTGGAGTGTGACGAAACCCGAATCGATTTCCGTCTGCGTACCCGTTATGTCGATTTCAAGGCCAAGACGCTGGATGAAGCGCTGGCCATCATCAATGAAGCCAATGCCAGCGGCAAGGCGATTTCTGTTGGTTTGTTGGGTAATGCAGCAGATGTGTTTGCCGAGTTGGTTGCCCGTGGCATCACGCCAGATGTGGTGACTGACCAAACCAGTGCGCATGACCCATTGAATGGCTATCTGCCCCAGGGCTGGACGGTGGAGCAATGGAAGGCGCGTCGCCAGAGTGAGCCGCAGGCAGTGATCAAGGCTGCGAAGGCCTCCATGGCAGTACAGGTGCGTGCCATGTTGGACTTGCAAAAGCGTGGTGCTGCCACATTGGATTATGGTAACAACATCCGCCAGATGGCATTGGAAGAGGGCGTACAGAATGCCTTTGATTTCCCAGGTTTTGTTCCTGCATATATCCGCCCGTTATTCTGCGAAGGCGTAGGCCCATTCCGTTGGGTGGCGTTGTCGGGTGACCCGGAAGATATCTATAAGACCGATCAGAAGGTCAAAGAGCTGATTCCGCACGATAAGCATTTGCACAATTGGCTGGATATGGCCCGTGAACGGATCGCCTTCCAGGGGTTGCCTGCACGTATTTGTTGGGTGGGCTTGAAGGATCGTGCCCGCCTTGGCCAGGCATTCAATGAAATGGTTGCCAAAGGCGAACTGAAAGCGCCTATCGTGATTGGTCGTGACCATTTGGATTCTGGTTCGGTGGCCAGCCCTAACCGTGAAACTGAAGCCATGAAAGATGGCTCGGATGCAGTATCCGACTGGCCTTTGTTGAACGCATTGCTGAATACAGCCGGCGGGGCGACCTGGGTATCGCTGCACCATGGTGGCGGTGTGGGAATGGGCTTCAGCCAGCACTCCGGGGTGGTGATCGTGTGTGATGGCTCGGATGCCGCAGCCAAGCGCGTTGGCCGCGTGCTGCGCAACGATCCTGGTACGGGTGTAATGCGCCATGCGGATGCTGGTTACGACATCGCACAGACATGTGCACGTGAAAATGGCCTGGATCTGCCCATGCTGTGA
- the hutI gene encoding imidazolonepropionase, giving the protein MTDTTLVALGVQNGRLACIQPMVEVNHSDLPVDQVDVKGAWVTPALVDCHTHAVYGGSRAQEWEMRLSGVPYAEIAKQGGGILSTVRATRALDEAGLIEASWPRVKALASEGVGCIEIKSGYGLTLADELKMLRVARRLGDLAQVEVSTTLLAAHAVPPEYAGRTDDYVTLICEEMIPAAAEAGLADAVDVFCEHIGFTRDQTERVFAVARQHGLAVKGHMEQLSDLDGSALAAAYQAWSVDHVEFLSEKGIVALAQSGTTAVLLPGAFYFLREKQLPPVAALQAANIPIAVATDLNPGTSPFASLRWAMNMACVLFGLTPQQAFAGVTRHAAKALGRADRLGELSIGREASFCVWNIQHPAELAYQMGVNPLRCRVWRGAKLEG; this is encoded by the coding sequence ATGACCGATACCACACTGGTTGCGCTGGGTGTGCAAAACGGTCGTTTGGCCTGTATCCAGCCAATGGTTGAGGTGAATCATTCAGACTTGCCTGTGGATCAAGTGGATGTAAAGGGGGCATGGGTAACGCCTGCCCTGGTTGATTGCCATACCCATGCGGTGTATGGCGGAAGCCGTGCGCAAGAATGGGAAATGCGTCTGAGCGGCGTCCCTTATGCTGAAATCGCCAAACAAGGTGGCGGTATTCTTTCTACGGTCCGGGCGACCCGAGCACTGGACGAAGCAGGATTGATCGAAGCCAGCTGGCCACGGGTAAAAGCGTTGGCCAGTGAAGGCGTAGGCTGTATCGAGATCAAGTCCGGTTATGGCCTGACATTGGCCGATGAATTGAAGATGCTGCGAGTGGCACGCCGACTGGGTGATCTGGCGCAGGTCGAAGTATCGACGACCTTGCTGGCAGCACATGCCGTGCCACCGGAATATGCCGGCCGCACGGATGATTATGTCACCCTGATCTGTGAAGAAATGATTCCCGCTGCTGCTGAAGCAGGGCTGGCGGATGCCGTTGACGTGTTCTGTGAACACATCGGCTTTACCCGTGACCAGACAGAGCGGGTATTTGCGGTGGCCCGCCAGCATGGATTGGCGGTAAAAGGTCATATGGAGCAGTTATCTGATCTGGATGGCTCTGCATTGGCCGCTGCCTATCAAGCTTGGTCAGTCGATCATGTAGAGTTCCTGAGCGAAAAGGGCATAGTTGCCTTGGCCCAAAGTGGAACTACAGCGGTATTGCTGCCGGGAGCCTTCTATTTCTTACGGGAAAAACAGTTACCACCTGTCGCTGCCTTGCAGGCAGCCAATATCCCGATTGCGGTGGCAACTGATCTGAACCCCGGTACCAGCCCATTTGCGTCGTTGCGTTGGGCCATGAATATGGCGTGTGTACTGTTTGGCCTGACTCCGCAGCAAGCTTTTGCCGGCGTAACACGACATGCAGCAAAGGCACTGGGGCGTGCTGACCGCTTGGGTGAACTGTCAATTGGCCGGGAAGCCAGCTTTTGTGTGTGGAATATTCAGCATCCGGCCGAATTGGCCTATCAGATGGGTGTGAACCCGTTGCGCTGCCGGGTATGGCGTGGCGCCAAGCTTGAAGGGTAA
- a CDS encoding STAS domain-containing protein, which produces MRIPLSGSLTYREAVDVLDRIAAQLTAPETILDMSGVDDVDSSAVALLLAWARRAREQSISIRCEQAPDNVLSLAALYGADGLLALSGRQTS; this is translated from the coding sequence ATGCGCATTCCCTTATCAGGTAGCCTGACTTACCGTGAAGCAGTTGACGTGCTGGATCGCATTGCCGCACAGTTGACCGCACCAGAAACCATTCTGGACATGAGCGGTGTTGACGATGTCGATTCCAGTGCCGTTGCACTGCTATTGGCGTGGGCACGTCGAGCCAGAGAACAATCGATTTCCATTCGATGCGAACAGGCGCCGGACAACGTATTGTCGCTGGCCGCTCTGTATGGGGCCGATGGTCTGCTCGCACTCTCTGGCAGACAAACCAGCTGA